Proteins co-encoded in one Cytophaga hutchinsonii ATCC 33406 genomic window:
- a CDS encoding SDR family oxidoreductase produces the protein MKILITGSNGLLGQKLVSLLYLKPEITLIATARGANRDEIYEDYIYESMDITSEENVLKVFRKHKPDAVIHTAAMTHVDQCELNKEACVDQNITSVKHIVKACKEVGAFLLHVSTDFIFDGTRGPLTEEEIPNPVNYYGWTKWEAEKAVENSGLKWAIARTVLVFGVVQDMSRSNIVLWVKNNLEQKKEINVVNDQWRTPTLAEDLAMGCWLIVKNQAEGIFNISGEEMLSPYELAHKVADVWKLDKGLIKQADSSTFTQPALRPPKTGFIIDKAKKQLGYKPHTLEEGLDLLKEQLT, from the coding sequence ATGAAAATATTAATCACCGGCAGTAACGGTTTACTTGGACAGAAGCTGGTTTCATTACTATACCTGAAACCGGAAATCACATTAATCGCTACGGCACGTGGCGCTAACCGCGATGAGATCTACGAAGATTATATCTACGAATCCATGGATATAACTTCAGAAGAAAATGTGTTAAAGGTATTCCGGAAACATAAGCCGGATGCAGTTATTCATACGGCAGCGATGACACACGTAGACCAATGTGAGCTGAACAAAGAAGCTTGTGTGGATCAGAACATCACCTCAGTAAAACATATTGTAAAAGCATGTAAAGAGGTTGGCGCATTTCTATTGCATGTATCTACCGATTTTATTTTTGACGGAACACGCGGGCCGCTTACCGAAGAAGAAATACCAAACCCGGTCAACTACTATGGCTGGACCAAGTGGGAAGCAGAGAAAGCGGTTGAGAACTCCGGACTGAAATGGGCGATTGCACGTACCGTATTGGTGTTTGGTGTGGTGCAGGATATGAGCCGCAGCAACATTGTGTTGTGGGTGAAAAATAATCTCGAACAGAAAAAAGAGATCAACGTTGTAAACGATCAGTGGCGCACACCAACATTAGCTGAGGATCTGGCGATGGGCTGCTGGCTGATTGTTAAAAATCAGGCGGAAGGCATCTTTAATATTTCCGGCGAAGAAATGCTAAGCCCGTACGAACTTGCACATAAAGTTGCCGATGTATGGAAGCTGGATAAAGGATTGATCAAACAAGCCGATTCATCCACCTTTACACAACCTGCTCTGCGTCCGCCCAAAACAGGTTTTATCATCGACAAAGCAAAAAAACAATTGGGCTACAAACCACACACATTAGAAGAAGGACTGGACCTGCTGAAAGAACAACTAACGTAG
- the hemC gene encoding hydroxymethylbilane synthase, whose translation MNKTVRIGTRGSKLALWQAEHVAACLQTKGLEPQIVIIDTTGDKILDQSLSKIGSKGLFTEELEEQLHAGTIDIAVHSAKDLQTHLKGGMYILAITERELVNDVLVSHKPIDTLKNNPDLIIGTSSTRRRALLRKFYPQAKMVDMRGNLQTRIRKMEEGACDAMLLAYAGMHRMGYDSLIKEKLSLEEFIPAAGQGTLAIEAASTLDKEKAAVIRAVLNDAATETAVSAERAFLRTLEGGCSIPVFALAVERDTDYLLTGGIVSLDGTKYLRKEIRFTAADAEQRGVELATVLLKDGADEILAEIKKGLSKS comes from the coding sequence ATGAATAAGACCGTTCGGATTGGAACACGCGGCAGTAAGCTTGCTTTGTGGCAGGCAGAACATGTGGCGGCTTGTTTACAGACAAAGGGGTTAGAACCGCAAATTGTAATCATAGATACAACAGGCGATAAAATTTTAGATCAGTCTTTATCTAAGATCGGGTCGAAAGGCTTGTTTACCGAAGAGCTGGAAGAACAGCTGCATGCCGGCACGATTGATATCGCGGTGCACAGTGCCAAAGATCTGCAGACGCATTTAAAAGGCGGTATGTACATTCTTGCCATCACCGAACGTGAACTGGTCAATGATGTATTGGTGAGTCACAAGCCGATTGATACATTAAAGAATAATCCAGATCTTATTATCGGAACATCTTCGACACGCAGAAGAGCCTTGCTGCGGAAATTTTATCCGCAGGCAAAGATGGTTGATATGCGCGGTAACCTGCAGACACGTATCCGTAAGATGGAAGAAGGGGCGTGCGACGCCATGCTGCTCGCCTATGCCGGTATGCACCGAATGGGTTATGATTCGCTGATTAAAGAAAAACTTTCGCTGGAAGAATTTATTCCGGCAGCCGGACAAGGCACGCTGGCGATAGAAGCAGCTTCAACCTTAGATAAAGAAAAGGCAGCGGTTATCCGTGCCGTATTGAATGATGCGGCAACAGAGACTGCTGTGTCAGCGGAACGCGCATTTCTGCGTACACTGGAAGGCGGCTGCAGCATTCCGGTATTTGCATTGGCTGTTGAACGCGATACAGATTATCTGTTAACAGGTGGTATTGTAAGTTTAGACGGAACGAAATACCTGCGAAAAGAAATCCGTTTTACCGCAGCCGATGCAGAGCAACGCGGCGTGGAATTAGCAACGGTACTGCTGAAGGATGGAGCAGATGAGATTCTGGCGGAAATTAAAAAAGGATTGAGCAAAAGCTGA
- a CDS encoding phosphoribosyltransferase family protein encodes MAEKNLILTKKQIQQRIKRIAYEILEQNFKEKEIVFAGIYDRGYSVAKLLEKEFKSISSTQTVLIKVTLDKQAPSQSEVTLDVDVKTLKNKCIIIVDDVLSTGRTIAYSLKPFLNIRVKRIQTAFIVDRGHHTFPISADFVGYVMATTLNEHVEVNLSSKEMGVYLS; translated from the coding sequence ATGGCAGAGAAGAATCTTATTTTAACGAAGAAACAAATTCAGCAGCGCATCAAACGTATTGCATACGAAATTCTGGAACAGAACTTTAAAGAAAAAGAAATCGTTTTTGCCGGTATTTATGATCGTGGTTATTCTGTAGCCAAGTTGCTGGAAAAAGAATTTAAGTCTATTTCTTCTACACAAACCGTGCTGATCAAAGTAACGCTGGATAAGCAGGCTCCTTCTCAAAGTGAAGTGACGCTGGATGTGGATGTTAAGACATTAAAAAACAAATGCATCATTATCGTAGATGATGTATTAAGCACAGGCCGTACGATTGCCTACAGCTTAAAACCTTTTTTAAATATCCGGGTGAAGCGTATTCAGACGGCTTTCATTGTAGACCGTGGCCACCACACCTTCCCGATCTCCGCTGATTTTGTGGGCTATGTAATGGCTACTACCCTGAATGAACACGTTGAGGTTAATCTTTCTTCGAAGGAAATGGGTGTGTATCTGAGTTAA
- a CDS encoding ComEA family DNA-binding protein translates to MSFQSAKHASGSSNREAKGFLFLIFILITPFLLQYGYRYLFYTPQQPDLSTIQLLTDSCESTATDGPYTKYSKEGKSTKWKKPLATKDTRRGKQKMVDLNTADSSALEALPGIGPAFAKRIIKYRTLLGGYVKAEQLKEVYGMPEETYVKIKPLCTLSIAAVKKIPGDSLWLLPYKFYHPYLSKELKAAIVQKKKTPYDADVLRVLLKSSDERLEWYLVY, encoded by the coding sequence ATGTCTTTTCAGTCAGCTAAACACGCTAGCGGTTCCAGCAACCGTGAAGCAAAAGGTTTTTTATTTCTCATTTTTATTCTGATCACACCATTTTTACTGCAGTATGGCTATCGCTATCTGTTCTACACACCACAGCAGCCGGATCTTTCAACGATTCAGCTATTGACAGATTCCTGCGAATCCACAGCGACAGATGGTCCGTATACAAAATATTCAAAAGAAGGAAAAAGTACGAAGTGGAAAAAACCGCTTGCAACAAAAGACACCCGGCGCGGCAAACAGAAGATGGTTGATCTTAACACCGCTGATTCTTCAGCGCTGGAGGCCCTGCCTGGGATTGGTCCGGCGTTTGCGAAACGCATCATTAAATACCGGACACTGCTGGGCGGGTATGTAAAAGCAGAACAGCTGAAAGAAGTGTATGGCATGCCTGAAGAAACATATGTAAAAATTAAACCGCTGTGTACGTTGAGTATAGCTGCGGTGAAAAAGATTCCCGGAGATTCGCTGTGGCTGCTGCCGTATAAATTTTATCATCCCTATCTGAGCAAAGAGCTGAAGGCTGCCATTGTGCAGAAGAAAAAAACGCCGTATGATGCGGATGTCTTGCGTGTGCTGTTGAAGAGTAGTGATGAGCGGTTGGAATGGTATCTGGTGTATTGA
- a CDS encoding barstar family protein, which yields MEQIIVINGNNFSDEEGFYNEVDKVLTKNLDWKTGHNLNAFNDLLHGGFGVHNYEEPISLKWVNFAKSQKELGEEFTDTVMDIILSHEHVEFLMEE from the coding sequence ATGGAACAGATCATTGTAATCAACGGTAATAACTTCTCGGACGAGGAAGGTTTTTATAACGAAGTAGATAAGGTATTAACAAAAAATCTGGACTGGAAAACAGGGCATAATCTGAATGCCTTTAATGACCTGCTGCACGGCGGTTTCGGTGTACACAACTACGAAGAGCCGATCTCGCTGAAATGGGTGAATTTTGCGAAGAGTCAGAAAGAGTTAGGCGAAGAATTTACCGATACGGTTATGGATATTATCCTGAGTCACGAGCATGTGGAGTTTCTGATGGAGGAATGA
- a CDS encoding alanine/glycine:cation symporter family protein, with product MEETQSLDAAINAFISPVSDFITSIIFYSIPVSGVEVPLIVLWLITAGLFFFFYLKAINVTRLWLAINIVRGKYDEPDSKGEVNHFQALATALSGTVGLGNISGVAVAITLGGPGATFWMIVAGFFGMMTKFAECTLGVKYRQVSADGIVSGGPMYFLRDGLKAKGFPVLGKVLAVLFAVMCIGGALGGGNMFQSNQVTAQLVAETGGSASWFANNLWLPGLILSLLVGSVIIGGLKSIAHVTEKIVPFMCALYVAACLYIIFAAYDKIPQTFLLIMNGAFHADAMYGGVLGVLITGFRRASFSNEAGVGSASIAHSAVKTNEPVTEGLVSLLEPFLDTIVICTMTAVVIVITGAYHDVGKDGITLTSHAFSSTVNWFHYILSISVFLFAFATMISWSYYGLKSWGYLFGAGKTSELIYKCMYCFFIIVGSSMSLTKVVDFSDAMIFSMSIFNIIGLYLLAGELKQDMNQYLHKIDTGIIKKQP from the coding sequence ATGGAAGAAACACAAAGCCTGGATGCCGCTATCAATGCGTTTATCAGTCCGGTCTCCGATTTTATTACGTCAATTATTTTTTATTCGATTCCGGTTTCGGGTGTTGAAGTACCCTTGATTGTATTGTGGCTTATTACCGCTGGTTTGTTTTTCTTTTTTTATCTCAAAGCAATTAATGTTACACGCCTTTGGCTGGCTATCAATATTGTCCGCGGAAAATATGATGAACCCGATTCGAAAGGCGAGGTCAATCATTTTCAGGCCCTGGCTACAGCGTTGTCGGGTACGGTTGGTTTAGGTAATATTTCCGGCGTTGCTGTTGCGATTACCCTGGGCGGGCCGGGTGCTACGTTCTGGATGATTGTTGCAGGTTTCTTTGGTATGATGACAAAGTTTGCAGAATGCACCTTAGGCGTAAAATACCGTCAGGTAAGTGCAGACGGTATTGTGTCGGGCGGACCGATGTATTTTCTGCGCGACGGATTGAAAGCAAAAGGTTTTCCGGTATTGGGAAAAGTGCTTGCCGTATTGTTTGCTGTCATGTGTATCGGCGGCGCATTGGGCGGCGGCAACATGTTCCAGAGCAATCAGGTAACGGCGCAGCTGGTAGCAGAAACAGGCGGCAGCGCAAGCTGGTTCGCAAACAACCTGTGGTTGCCCGGGTTGATCTTGAGTTTACTCGTAGGCAGTGTGATCATTGGCGGATTAAAATCCATTGCACATGTAACCGAAAAAATTGTTCCCTTTATGTGTGCCTTATATGTAGCGGCTTGCCTGTATATCATCTTTGCAGCCTACGATAAAATTCCACAGACTTTTTTACTGATCATGAATGGGGCCTTCCATGCAGATGCCATGTATGGCGGTGTGCTGGGTGTGCTGATCACCGGTTTCCGGAGAGCGTCTTTTTCAAATGAAGCAGGTGTCGGTTCTGCCTCCATTGCGCATTCGGCGGTGAAGACCAATGAACCCGTTACAGAAGGGCTTGTATCTTTGCTGGAACCGTTTCTGGATACGATTGTGATCTGCACCATGACGGCGGTAGTGATTGTGATTACAGGCGCGTATCATGATGTAGGCAAAGACGGCATCACGCTTACCTCGCATGCATTCTCCAGTACCGTAAACTGGTTTCATTACATTCTTTCCATCAGTGTCTTTCTGTTTGCTTTCGCCACGATGATTTCCTGGTCGTATTATGGTTTGAAGTCGTGGGGGTATCTGTTTGGTGCCGGCAAGACTTCCGAACTGATCTATAAATGTATGTATTGCTTTTTTATCATCGTAGGGTCATCCATGAGCCTTACGAAAGTAGTAGACTTTTCAGATGCCATGATTTTTTCCATGAGCATTTTTAACATCATTGGTTTGTACCTGCTGGCGGGGGAGCTTAAGCAGGACATGAATCAGTACTTACATAAAATCGATACCGGAATTATCAAGAAACAACCGTAA
- a CDS encoding ATP-binding protein — protein MQFSEIPGLQEVKTTLVNSVTNNHVAHAQLFAGVEGSAALPLALAYATYVNCLEKADGDSCGKCSSCSKYNKLIHPDLHIIFPVTTNKKITKDASSEVFFPEWRETFLANPFFTFNDWMEVIDGENKQLLINVEESRTVVKKISMKAFEAEYKVVIIWLPETMRAEGANALLKSLEEPPAKTLFLLITAKQEKLLTTIISRTQRVQVRLFNDAEIRQYLIQHRNISEAQAKRVTYLADGNMREAIQLLSEEDQDHESKIRDWFRACFGSKLQDMIRMSDEFGSLPRELQKSLLQYGLGIFRDSLMYKEVGTDLLRVDEESSDDMVQKFSNVIDFQKVVSLSQVLNEAHAEIERNINSKMVFMDTSFQMNKIFKQK, from the coding sequence ATGCAATTCTCAGAGATCCCCGGTTTACAGGAAGTAAAAACAACGCTGGTTAATTCGGTTACGAATAATCACGTGGCACACGCACAGCTTTTTGCAGGTGTTGAAGGCTCTGCCGCACTGCCGCTGGCATTGGCGTATGCAACCTATGTGAACTGCCTGGAGAAAGCAGACGGAGACTCGTGCGGAAAATGTTCTTCCTGCAGTAAATACAATAAACTTATTCACCCAGATCTGCATATAATCTTTCCGGTAACAACCAACAAAAAGATTACCAAAGATGCGTCCAGCGAAGTGTTTTTCCCGGAATGGCGGGAAACATTTTTAGCAAATCCATTCTTTACCTTCAACGACTGGATGGAAGTGATCGATGGCGAAAACAAACAGCTTCTGATCAATGTAGAAGAAAGCCGTACGGTTGTTAAGAAAATATCCATGAAAGCTTTTGAGGCAGAATATAAAGTAGTCATTATCTGGCTGCCTGAAACCATGCGTGCAGAAGGCGCTAACGCCTTACTGAAGTCGCTGGAAGAACCACCTGCCAAAACATTGTTTTTGCTGATTACAGCCAAACAGGAAAAATTATTAACGACGATTATTTCGCGTACGCAACGTGTGCAGGTGCGTTTATTTAATGATGCCGAAATCAGACAGTATTTGATTCAGCATAGAAATATAAGTGAGGCGCAGGCCAAACGTGTAACGTATCTGGCAGATGGAAACATGCGCGAAGCCATACAGCTGTTATCCGAAGAAGATCAGGATCACGAATCCAAGATCCGTGATTGGTTCAGAGCATGCTTTGGTTCCAAGCTGCAGGATATGATCCGCATGTCAGACGAATTCGGGTCATTGCCGAGAGAATTACAAAAATCGCTGCTGCAATATGGTCTTGGTATTTTCAGAGATAGTTTAATGTATAAAGAAGTAGGTACAGACCTGCTTCGGGTGGATGAAGAAAGCAGCGATGATATGGTGCAGAAGTTCAGTAATGTGATCGACTTTCAAAAAGTAGTGAGCCTTTCTCAGGTATTGAATGAAGCACATGCAGAGATCGAACGAAACATAAATTCGAAAATGGTATTCATGGATACTTCTTTTCAGATGAATAAAATTTTCAAACAGAAATAA
- a CDS encoding type B 50S ribosomal protein L31, translated as MKQGIHPDYREVVFHDMSADVKFISRSTIKTGDTITMEDGKSYPLVKLEVSSASHPFYTGQKMFLDTAGRVEKFNKRYKK; from the coding sequence ATGAAACAAGGTATTCACCCAGATTATAGAGAAGTTGTATTTCACGACATGTCTGCGGATGTAAAATTCATCAGCCGTTCTACTATCAAAACTGGCGATACAATCACAATGGAAGATGGTAAATCTTACCCATTAGTTAAATTGGAAGTTAGTTCTGCTTCTCACCCTTTCTACACTGGTCAGAAAATGTTCTTGGATACTGCAGGACGTGTTGAAAAATTCAACAAACGTTACAAAAAATAA
- a CDS encoding GlmU family protein has product MNILFFDEPGVRKALLPLTFTRPTAELRIGIYTIREKWQQYFLNAHCYFQTETYLQGKYPSVESAEYVINGSVCPNEHLVGEILKLQEGEGLVYQGMILASKGILKKHIDYFQEVLVIRQLSDLFTHNGAEIRSDFNLITKDRTSCAIEDKHTIVYNPSNIFIENGVKIRAAIINAEDGPVYIGKDAEIQEGAIIKGPFAACQGAVVAMGSKMRGDNTLGPYCKVGGEVSNTIFIGYSNKVHDGFIGNSVIGEWCNLAAGTNVSNLKNNYSSIKVHSYVHDELEDTGKIFHGLIMGDYSRCGINAMFNTGSVVGVSCNIYDAAFPPKFIPSFAWGSAAGFTEFRLEEACDVAKKGMARRKVELSGDDISILKHIFQAEAPQRSVVLKTK; this is encoded by the coding sequence ATGAATATTCTATTCTTTGATGAGCCGGGTGTCCGGAAGGCATTATTGCCTTTAACCTTTACACGACCAACGGCAGAGTTGCGCATAGGAATTTATACCATCCGTGAAAAATGGCAGCAATATTTTTTAAACGCACACTGCTACTTTCAGACAGAAACCTATTTACAGGGAAAATATCCGTCTGTTGAATCCGCGGAATACGTAATCAACGGTTCGGTTTGTCCGAACGAACACCTGGTTGGTGAGATCCTGAAATTACAAGAAGGCGAAGGACTGGTATACCAGGGAATGATACTGGCATCAAAGGGGATATTAAAAAAGCACATCGATTATTTTCAGGAAGTGCTGGTTATCCGTCAGCTAAGCGATCTGTTCACGCATAACGGTGCGGAGATCCGCAGTGATTTCAATCTGATTACAAAAGACAGAACAAGCTGTGCCATTGAAGACAAACATACCATTGTATATAATCCGTCTAATATATTTATTGAAAACGGCGTAAAGATCCGCGCGGCTATTATTAATGCAGAAGATGGTCCCGTATATATCGGAAAAGATGCAGAGATCCAGGAAGGTGCGATCATTAAAGGACCGTTTGCAGCATGCCAGGGAGCGGTTGTTGCCATGGGGTCAAAGATGCGTGGTGACAATACACTTGGTCCGTATTGCAAAGTTGGCGGTGAAGTGAGTAATACCATCTTCATTGGCTACAGCAACAAAGTACATGATGGTTTCATCGGTAACTCGGTGATTGGTGAGTGGTGCAATCTGGCAGCAGGTACTAATGTTTCCAACCTTAAAAATAATTACTCGTCCATCAAAGTACATTCCTATGTACATGATGAACTGGAAGATACCGGCAAAATATTTCATGGATTGATCATGGGCGATTACTCGCGGTGCGGGATCAACGCCATGTTCAATACCGGCAGTGTTGTTGGCGTATCGTGCAATATTTACGATGCAGCCTTTCCGCCTAAATTTATTCCTTCCTTTGCCTGGGGCTCTGCAGCAGGCTTTACAGAGTTCCGTCTGGAAGAAGCATGTGATGTGGCGAAAAAAGGAATGGCACGAAGAAAAGTAGAATTAAGCGGCGATGATATTTCAATCCTGAAACACATTTTTCAGGCAGAAGCTCCGCAACGTTCAGTAGTATTAAAAACGAAGTAA
- a CDS encoding peptidylprolyl isomerase yields MKYMKQLLLTLFAFVSLFTMQAQTATAPVLPKEDYVVTISTSYGNIVLLLYDQTPLHKKNFIDLAQKHFYDGTTFHRVILDFMIQGGDPNSKDSITSNDGIGGPGYTIPAEFNPNLKHDKGALAAARMGDEANPQRASSGSQFYIVQNKKGTPFLDNSYTVFGQTISGFDVIDKIAQVQVDGASRPLKNVPMKVTAVKMKTKKIIKLYDCEWFYKV; encoded by the coding sequence ATGAAATATATGAAACAACTACTTTTAACCCTATTCGCTTTTGTATCCTTATTTACAATGCAGGCGCAAACCGCAACAGCACCAGTTCTTCCCAAAGAAGATTATGTCGTAACGATTTCTACATCGTATGGCAATATTGTGTTATTGTTATATGATCAGACGCCGTTGCATAAAAAGAATTTTATTGATCTGGCTCAGAAACATTTTTATGATGGCACTACCTTTCACCGGGTGATTCTTGATTTTATGATTCAGGGTGGAGATCCGAATTCAAAAGATTCAATCACCAGCAACGATGGTATTGGTGGTCCGGGATATACCATTCCGGCAGAATTCAATCCGAACCTGAAACATGATAAAGGCGCATTGGCGGCGGCACGTATGGGAGATGAGGCTAATCCGCAGCGCGCATCCAGCGGCTCTCAGTTTTACATTGTTCAGAATAAAAAGGGAACACCATTCCTGGATAACAGTTATACGGTGTTCGGACAAACCATCAGCGGCTTTGATGTGATCGATAAGATCGCACAGGTACAGGTGGATGGTGCAAGCAGACCGCTAAAAAATGTACCGATGAAGGTTACGGCTGTTAAAATGAAAACAAAGAAGATCATTAAGCTGTATGACTGCGAATGGTTTTATAAGGTGTAA